A DNA window from Drosophila biarmipes strain raj3 chromosome 2R, RU_DBia_V1.1, whole genome shotgun sequence contains the following coding sequences:
- the LOC108023095 gene encoding luciferin 4-monooxygenase: MAATKYDSFEKIWSGPKDKEYYGPDMTLGEVALIILRLYSDKVMQVFDPTGEELTGGQLLEQSRRLAHAFQKLKLQRGDVVGISAKNTTYLTEVVIAALLNGTPINPLHPDFDPETTAYMYEITKPKVIFCDLDNYQTLSAVKSSLKFKTEIILLTGTLPGVRNIRDLLAEGCIGYDEKTLFACPHLSGDDTAFIITSSGVTGLPKGVTRSHRSLLNSAKIPQLFTSETVLFCISPLYWISCIFTLLASLVNGCRRIITNRPFSVEYFADLVERHQVTFVLTVPHQMALLAKSPQREELAARMQSVQSFVCSGSKVPLGIWRQLYELLGADRFAVLYGLTEIGGISKNVGGPLGSEGKLLRNVQVRLVDAHGQTLGPNQTGQILVRLNLRWGGYYHNPQDTQATVTPDGKWLLTGDQGYFDDNGCLHYQTRDTDVFKYNHFPIYPKQIEDVILHLPGVHEVAVFAIPDEVSTNLTACAVVRDQDEVGAQLTEADVKAIVEQHLSEAFHIRGGVFFVDSLPKTQNKKVQRRRIWPELSEATTHL, translated from the exons ATGGCGGCCACCAAGTACGACAGCTTCGAAAAGATCTGGTCGGGGCCCAAGGACAAGGAGTACTATGGACCTGATATGACCCTGGGCGAGGTGGCCCTGATCATACTGCGTCTCTATTCGGACAAGGTCATGCAGGTGTTCGATCCCACGGGCGAGGAGCTCACTGGAGGTCAGTTGTTGGAGCAAAGTCGCCGGTTGGCCCATGCCttccaaaaattaaagttGCAGCGGGGAGATGTGGTGGGGATCTCGGCCAAGAACACCACGTATCTCACGGAAGTGGTAATCGCAGCATTGCTTAATGGAACACCCATCAATCCACTCCACCCCGACTTTGACCCAG AAACCACCGCCTATATGTACGAGATCACCAAGCCCAAGGTGATATTCTGTGACCTGGACAACTACCAGACCTTGAGCGCGGTCAAGAGCAGCCTCAAGTTCAAGACGGAGATCATCCTGCTCACGGGAACTCTTCCAGGAGTGCGAAATATTAGGGATCTGCTGGCAGAGGGTTGCATTGGATACGACGAGAAAACGCT CTTTGCCTGCCCGCATTTGAGTGGCGACGACACGGCCTTCATCATCACCTCCTCGGGAGTAACCGGTTTGCCCAAGGGCGTAACCCGTTCGCATCGCAGTCTCCTGAACAGCGCCAAAAT CCCTCAGTTGTTCACCTCGGAGACAGTGCTGTTCTGCATCAGTCCTCTCTACTGGATCAGTTGCATCTTCACCCTGCTCGCCTCGCTGGTCAATGGATGTCGCAGGATCATCACCAATCGTCCTTTTAGCGTGGAGTACTTTGCCGATCTGGTGGAGCGTCACCAGGTGACCTTCGTGCTGACTGTGCCCCACCAAATGGCCCTGTTGGCCAAGAGTCCCCAGAGAGAGGAGCTGGCTGCCAGGATGCAGTCCGTCCAGTCCTTTGTGTGCAGTGGATCGAAGGTTCCTCTGGGCATCTGGCGGCAGTTGTACGAGCTTCTGGGTGCCGACAGGTTTGCCGTGCTGTACGGCCTGACCGAGATTGGGGGGATCTCCAAGAATGTGGGAGGACCGCTGGGCAGTGAGGGCAAGCTGCTGCGCAATGTTCAAGTGCGTCTGGTAGATGCACATGGTCAGACCCTGGGTCCCAATCAGACGGGTCAGATCCTGGTGAGACTAAACCTTCGCTGGGGCGGCTACTATCACAATCCCCAGGACACCCAGGCCACTGTTACGCCCGACGGCAAGTGGCTTCTTACTGGAGATCAGGGGTACTTCGATGACAATGGATGTCTGCACTACCAGACCCGTGACACGGATGTCTTCAAGTACAACCACTTTCCCATCTACCCCAAGCAAATCGAGGACGTAATACTTCATCTGCCCGGAGTCCATGAAGTGGCGGTGTTCGCTATTCCCGATGAGGTGTCCACCAATCTCACAGCCTGTGCCGTGGTCCGGGATCAGGACGAAGTGGGTGCGCAGCTCACCGAGGCGGATGTAAAGGCCATTGTGGAGCAGCACCTGAGCGAGGCCTTCCACATACGCGGTGGAGTCTTCTTCGTGGACAGTCTCCCGAAGACGCAGAACAAAAAGGTTCAGCGCAGGAGGATCTGGCCAGAGTTGAGTGAGGCCACCACCCATCTGTGA